In Gemmatimonadaceae bacterium, one genomic interval encodes:
- a CDS encoding amidohydrolase family protein, protein MLAFSAGAQAPAAPRTTPAARPMLLVPDAVFDGTGAPAQKGWAVLVRGARIVSAGPLASLQVPADAERIALPGTTLLPGLSDLHSHVLLHPYDETPWNDQVLRESLALRTARAVNHLKATLDAGFTTLRDLGTEGAGYADVGLKEAVDQGIVPGPRLFVTTKAIVATGSYGPKGFGAEIGVPQGAEEADGVEGVTRVVRDQIGHGADWIKIYADYRWGPRGEARPTFTTEEWTAIVRTATSSGRPVVAHASTDEGVRRAVLAGVETIEHGDAATAETFALMKERGVAFCPTLAATESTTRYRGWKKGVDPDPAGITNKKAMFKLALSSGVTICNGSDVGVFSHGTNAIELELMVEYGMKPIDALKAATSVNARILHRENEFGRVAPGLLADLVAVQGDPTASIGALRTVKFVMKGGTVVRR, encoded by the coding sequence ATGCTCGCGTTCTCGGCGGGGGCGCAGGCGCCCGCCGCGCCGCGCACCACGCCGGCCGCGCGGCCGATGCTCCTCGTCCCCGATGCCGTGTTCGACGGCACCGGCGCGCCCGCCCAGAAGGGATGGGCCGTACTCGTGCGCGGGGCGCGCATCGTGTCGGCGGGGCCACTGGCCTCGCTGCAGGTGCCTGCGGATGCTGAGCGGATTGCCCTGCCCGGCACGACGCTGCTGCCCGGGCTGAGTGACCTGCACAGCCATGTGCTGTTGCATCCCTATGACGAGACGCCCTGGAACGATCAGGTGCTCCGTGAGTCGCTGGCCCTGCGCACGGCGCGCGCCGTGAATCATCTCAAGGCCACGCTCGACGCCGGCTTCACGACCCTGCGCGATCTGGGCACCGAAGGCGCCGGTTACGCCGATGTGGGGCTCAAGGAGGCGGTGGATCAGGGGATCGTGCCGGGCCCCCGTTTGTTCGTCACGACCAAGGCGATCGTCGCGACGGGTTCCTACGGTCCGAAGGGCTTCGGCGCGGAGATCGGCGTACCGCAGGGCGCCGAAGAGGCCGATGGCGTCGAAGGGGTGACGCGCGTGGTGCGCGACCAGATCGGCCACGGTGCCGATTGGATCAAGATCTACGCCGACTATCGCTGGGGGCCGCGCGGCGAGGCCCGCCCCACCTTCACGACCGAGGAGTGGACGGCCATCGTGCGAACCGCGACCTCGAGCGGCCGGCCGGTGGTGGCGCACGCCAGTACCGACGAAGGCGTGCGGCGGGCGGTGCTCGCGGGTGTGGAAACCATCGAGCACGGCGATGCCGCGACGGCCGAAACCTTCGCCCTCATGAAGGAACGGGGCGTGGCCTTCTGCCCCACGCTCGCCGCGACCGAAAGCACCACGCGCTATCGCGGGTGGAAGAAGGGGGTCGATCCCGATCCGGCCGGCATCACCAACAAGAAGGCGATGTTCAAACTCGCCCTGTCGAGTGGCGTGACGATCTGCAACGGCAGTGATGTGGGGGTGTTCTCGCACGGCACGAACGCCATCGAACTCGAGCTCATGGTGGAGTACGGCATGAAGCCGATCGACGCGCTCAAAGCCGCGACCAGCGTGAACGCCAGGATCCTGCACCGCGAGAATGAGTTCGGCCGCGTCGCCCCGGGGCTGCTGGCCGATCTCGTGGCGGTACAGGGCGATCCCACGGCCTCAATTGGCGCGCTGCGCACCGTGAAGTTCGTGATGAAGGGGGGGACGGTCGTCCGGCGGTAA
- a CDS encoding deoxyribodipyrimidine photo-lyase: MFAIDHLPEPLAERVTDHSATDDATTVRGEFVLYWMRTAVRAHENPALDVALTVGRALGLPVFVYHALSERYPYANDRHHTFILQGAVDVQAECAARGIGYAFHLERPGHRAKALAALSARAAVVVTETMPVPPLDWLTDSLAEQAPCPVWSVDTACVVPMPLVGEAHTRAYGFRDATARLRRDRLERPWVDVAPAHAPFVPDRLPFEPVDLAHADIPALVASCAIDHTVPAVHHSRGGTRAGYARWETFIATGGLARYAAKRNDATLDAVSRMSAYLHYGMVSPLRLARDCASRPGEGPEKYLDELLVWREVAYAFCYWHEAPTTLDAVPRWALETLRAHERDPRRVLPLEVLARGETGDRLWDAAQRSLREAGELHNNVRMTWGKAILHWSANAADAWDKLVDLNHRYALDGRDPASYGGLLWCLGQFDRPFQPEQPVIGTVRPRSTADHAKRLDVRRFEARIEALLASGSHTGRDD; the protein is encoded by the coding sequence GTGTTTGCTATCGACCACCTTCCCGAGCCCCTCGCCGAGCGCGTCACCGATCACTCGGCCACCGACGACGCCACCACCGTGCGTGGCGAGTTCGTCCTGTACTGGATGCGCACCGCGGTGCGTGCCCACGAAAACCCCGCGCTCGACGTCGCGCTGACCGTGGGGCGCGCGCTGGGGTTACCGGTGTTCGTGTATCACGCGCTCTCCGAGCGGTATCCCTACGCGAACGACCGGCACCACACGTTCATTCTCCAGGGCGCCGTGGATGTCCAGGCGGAGTGTGCGGCCCGCGGTATCGGGTATGCCTTCCATCTCGAGCGCCCCGGGCACCGCGCCAAGGCGCTGGCCGCGCTGAGTGCGCGTGCCGCCGTGGTGGTCACCGAAACGATGCCGGTGCCGCCGCTCGATTGGCTCACGGACAGCCTGGCCGAGCAGGCGCCGTGTCCGGTGTGGAGCGTGGATACGGCGTGCGTCGTGCCGATGCCGCTCGTGGGTGAGGCGCATACGCGAGCGTATGGCTTTCGCGACGCCACGGCGCGACTCCGCCGGGATCGCCTCGAACGCCCGTGGGTGGACGTGGCGCCCGCGCACGCGCCGTTCGTGCCCGATCGCCTGCCCTTCGAACCGGTGGACCTCGCGCACGCCGACATTCCGGCGCTGGTGGCCAGCTGTGCCATCGACCATACGGTGCCAGCCGTCCACCATTCACGCGGTGGCACGCGCGCCGGCTATGCGCGGTGGGAGACGTTCATCGCCACCGGCGGACTGGCCCGCTACGCGGCGAAGCGGAACGATGCCACGCTCGATGCCGTGAGCCGCATGTCGGCGTACCTGCACTACGGCATGGTGTCACCGCTGCGCCTCGCGCGCGACTGCGCGTCGCGCCCGGGCGAGGGGCCGGAGAAGTATCTCGACGAATTGCTGGTGTGGCGTGAGGTGGCCTACGCCTTCTGCTATTGGCACGAGGCGCCGACCACGCTCGACGCCGTACCACGCTGGGCACTCGAGACCCTGCGCGCCCACGAGCGCGATCCGCGCCGTGTCCTGCCGCTGGAGGTGCTCGCGCGTGGCGAGACGGGCGACCGGCTCTGGGACGCGGCGCAGCGATCACTCCGCGAGGCGGGGGAGCTGCACAACAATGTGCGCATGACGTGGGGCAAGGCGATTCTGCACTGGTCGGCGAATGCCGCCGATGCGTGGGACAAGCTCGTGGATCTCAACCATCGCTACGCGCTCGACGGCCGCGACCCGGCGAGTTACGGCGGGCTGCTCTGGTGCCTGGGGCAGTTCGATCGCCCGTTCCAGCCCGAACAGCCGGTGATCGGCACGGTGCGCCCGCGCTCCACCGCCGACCATGCCAAACGCCTCGATGTGCGCCGGTTCGAGGCGCGCATCGAGGCGTTGCTCGCGTCCGGTTCGCACACCGGACGCGACGACTGA
- a CDS encoding M3 family oligoendopeptidase, whose product MSDTPNSMIDLPASPEAFRDAAWDDVLPWYDALAAAPLPGPHGVEGWLATWSRLDTLVGEAGTLAMIAYTGNTADAAAEQAYLRFSMEIFPKLEEQQVRLAKRLLDLGWTRDDLETTLRRFRTDIEIFREANVERFAQIEELSAGYQKLTGGLSVQWDGEAKTIPQLQPYLKANDRATRERAFRLGADAYMTKRDELADLFDKMYALRVAVAKEAGFADYQQYCFAAKHRFDYTPADTARFHEAVRATVTPAVERLMQHRQRVLGVDTLRPWDVSVDLDITEPLKPFDTVETFVARARTVFSRVDRELGAQFDLMANEQLLDLESRPGKAPGGYCTDLAFRGRPFIFMNAVGVPDDVQTLVHEAGHCFHDFATHGLPFTWQRRTGHEAAELASMSMELLAMPYLVQPDGYYSREDARVAWLEHLEDVLGALSHIASVDAFQAWIYTDPAGADRDARDAKWLQLRADFERGVDWSGLDRERKARWYRQLHIFELPFYYIEYGIAQLGALQVFRNAVRDPQEAVANYKRFLALGGTRSLPELYAAAGVKLVFDAETMAELVAFTEERIDALRAGADAPFHGVVPNTAALAS is encoded by the coding sequence ATGTCCGACACTCCCAACTCGATGATCGATCTCCCGGCCTCTCCCGAGGCTTTTCGCGACGCTGCGTGGGACGACGTTCTCCCGTGGTACGACGCCCTTGCGGCGGCTCCTCTCCCGGGGCCGCACGGGGTCGAAGGATGGCTCGCCACCTGGTCCCGCCTCGATACGCTCGTAGGCGAGGCCGGGACCTTGGCGATGATCGCCTATACCGGTAACACCGCCGATGCCGCGGCCGAGCAGGCGTATCTCCGCTTCTCGATGGAGATCTTCCCGAAGCTCGAGGAGCAGCAGGTGCGGCTGGCCAAGCGCCTCCTCGATCTCGGGTGGACCCGTGACGATCTCGAAACTACGCTGCGGCGCTTCCGCACCGATATCGAGATTTTCCGCGAGGCCAACGTCGAGCGCTTTGCGCAGATCGAGGAGCTCTCCGCTGGCTATCAGAAGCTGACCGGTGGGCTCAGCGTGCAGTGGGATGGCGAAGCCAAGACCATTCCGCAGCTCCAGCCGTATCTCAAGGCCAACGATCGCGCGACGCGGGAACGCGCCTTCCGGCTCGGCGCCGACGCGTACATGACGAAGCGCGACGAGCTCGCGGATCTGTTCGACAAGATGTACGCGCTGCGCGTGGCCGTGGCGAAGGAAGCCGGCTTTGCCGACTACCAGCAGTACTGCTTCGCCGCCAAGCACCGCTTCGACTATACGCCCGCCGACACGGCCCGCTTTCACGAGGCGGTCCGGGCGACGGTCACGCCGGCGGTCGAGCGCCTGATGCAGCACCGCCAGCGGGTCCTCGGCGTGGATACGCTGCGCCCGTGGGACGTGAGTGTCGATCTCGACATCACCGAGCCGCTCAAGCCGTTCGATACGGTGGAGACGTTTGTCGCGCGTGCGCGTACGGTGTTCTCGCGCGTCGACCGCGAGTTGGGCGCGCAGTTCGACCTGATGGCAAACGAGCAGCTGCTCGATCTCGAGAGCCGGCCCGGCAAGGCGCCCGGTGGCTATTGTACCGATCTCGCCTTCCGCGGCCGTCCGTTCATCTTCATGAACGCGGTGGGCGTACCCGACGACGTGCAGACGCTCGTGCACGAGGCGGGCCACTGCTTTCACGACTTTGCCACGCACGGCCTGCCGTTCACCTGGCAGCGTCGCACTGGGCATGAGGCCGCCGAGCTCGCGTCGATGAGCATGGAGCTGCTGGCCATGCCGTACCTCGTGCAGCCCGATGGCTATTACAGCCGCGAGGATGCCCGCGTCGCGTGGCTCGAGCATCTCGAAGACGTGCTGGGTGCGCTGTCGCACATCGCAAGCGTCGATGCCTTCCAGGCCTGGATCTACACCGACCCGGCCGGCGCGGATCGCGATGCCCGTGATGCGAAGTGGCTCCAGCTGCGCGCGGACTTCGAGCGGGGCGTGGATTGGTCCGGACTCGATCGCGAGCGCAAGGCGCGGTGGTACCGCCAGCTGCACATCTTCGAGCTGCCGTTCTACTACATCGAGTACGGCATCGCCCAGCTGGGGGCGTTGCAGGTATTCCGCAATGCGGTGCGCGATCCGCAGGAGGCGGTCGCGAACTACAAGCGCTTCCTGGCGCTGGGTGGCACGCGCTCGCTCCCGGAATTGTACGCGGCGGCGGGGGTGAAGCTGGTATTCGATGCCGAGACGATGGCTGAGCTGGTCGCGTTTACCGAAGAGCGCATCGACGCGCTGCGGGCTGGCGCGGATGCACCATTCCACGGCGTGGTACCGAACACGGCCGCGCTGGCCTCGTGA
- a CDS encoding aldehyde dehydrogenase family protein: MATTTPPVSTVRALYDEMSYGPAPEGDAPVRQWIAQHGGTFGHYINGQWVAGASTFDVHEPATGAALAKVAQGTSADVDAAVAAARAALPAWQALDDHARARWLYALARGIQKHARHFAVLETLDNGKPIRETRDIDIPLVARHFYHHAGWAQLLEREFAGYHAYGVVGQVIPWNFPLLMLAWKVAPALAAGNTVVLKPAEYTPLTALRFAELVHEVGLPPGVFNLVTGDGATGAAIVDHPGVDKIAFTGSTEVGRAIRKATAGTGKGLSLELGGKSPFVVFEDADLDSVVEGVVDAIWFNQGQVCCAGSRLLVQEGVADRLLAKLRDRMETLRVGAPLDKAVDMGAIVAPVQLERIRALCQQGIDEGATCWQPSWAAPKDGWFHPPTLFTNVAPSATIAQVEIFGPVLVSMTFRTPEEAVALANNTPFGLAASVWSENINLALDIAPKLKCGVVWINSTNLFDAAAGFGGYRESGFGREGGREGMWEYLKPVHAHDAAPLPVMPAPKAAASATGGTPALPAIDRTPKLFIGGKQARPDSGYTITVRSLSGHAVGEVGDGNRKDLRNAVEAARGASGWSKLSGHQRAQILYYLAENLAVRAGEFAARIVSLTGDPLSAGEAEVNAAISRLFTYAAWADKHDGAVHDVPLRGVALAMHEPIGVVGVACPDPYPLLGLVSLVGPLLATGNRVVAVPSERFPLLGTDFYSVLETSDVPAGVVNLVTGQRDALSKVLAEHDDVEAVWYFGSQSGAAAVEKASAANLKRTWTEWTGREWLDPRVGEGRDFLRRAVQVKNIWIPYGE, encoded by the coding sequence ATGGCAACCACCACTCCTCCTGTGTCCACGGTGCGCGCGCTGTACGACGAGATGAGCTACGGGCCGGCGCCGGAGGGCGATGCCCCGGTGCGGCAGTGGATCGCGCAACACGGCGGCACGTTCGGGCACTACATCAACGGCCAGTGGGTCGCCGGCGCATCGACGTTCGATGTGCACGAGCCGGCCACTGGCGCGGCGCTTGCCAAGGTCGCGCAAGGCACCAGCGCCGATGTCGACGCGGCCGTGGCGGCCGCCCGCGCCGCATTGCCCGCCTGGCAGGCGCTCGACGATCACGCGCGCGCACGCTGGTTGTACGCGTTGGCGCGCGGCATCCAGAAGCACGCGCGGCACTTCGCGGTGCTCGAAACGCTCGACAACGGCAAGCCGATTCGCGAGACGCGCGATATCGATATCCCGCTCGTGGCGCGGCACTTCTACCACCACGCCGGATGGGCGCAACTGCTGGAGCGCGAGTTCGCCGGCTACCACGCGTATGGCGTCGTGGGGCAGGTGATCCCGTGGAACTTCCCGCTGCTCATGCTGGCGTGGAAGGTCGCGCCGGCGCTCGCCGCGGGAAACACGGTGGTGCTCAAGCCCGCCGAGTACACGCCGCTCACGGCGCTGCGCTTCGCGGAACTCGTGCACGAAGTCGGATTGCCGCCCGGCGTCTTCAACCTCGTCACGGGAGACGGCGCAACCGGCGCCGCCATCGTGGATCATCCCGGCGTGGACAAGATCGCCTTCACCGGCAGCACCGAAGTCGGGCGCGCGATCCGGAAGGCCACGGCCGGGACCGGCAAGGGGCTCTCGCTCGAACTCGGCGGCAAGAGTCCGTTCGTCGTCTTCGAAGATGCCGATCTCGACTCCGTGGTCGAAGGCGTCGTCGATGCGATCTGGTTCAATCAGGGGCAGGTGTGCTGCGCCGGCTCGCGCTTGCTCGTGCAGGAGGGCGTCGCCGATCGACTCCTCGCCAAGCTGCGCGATCGCATGGAGACGCTGCGGGTCGGTGCGCCGCTCGACAAGGCCGTGGACATGGGCGCCATCGTGGCGCCGGTTCAGTTGGAGCGCATTCGCGCGCTCTGTCAGCAGGGCATCGACGAAGGCGCCACCTGCTGGCAGCCGTCGTGGGCCGCCCCGAAGGACGGGTGGTTCCATCCGCCCACGCTGTTCACGAACGTCGCGCCGAGTGCCACGATCGCACAGGTCGAGATCTTCGGCCCCGTGCTCGTCAGCATGACGTTCCGCACTCCCGAAGAGGCGGTGGCACTGGCGAACAACACGCCGTTTGGCCTCGCCGCGAGCGTCTGGAGCGAGAACATCAACCTCGCGCTCGATATCGCGCCCAAGCTCAAGTGCGGCGTGGTGTGGATCAACAGCACGAACCTCTTCGATGCCGCGGCCGGGTTTGGTGGCTATCGCGAATCCGGCTTCGGGCGGGAAGGCGGCCGCGAAGGGATGTGGGAGTACCTCAAGCCGGTGCACGCGCATGACGCGGCGCCGCTGCCCGTGATGCCGGCGCCGAAGGCGGCGGCGAGTGCAACCGGTGGGACCCCGGCGCTGCCGGCCATCGATCGCACCCCGAAGCTCTTCATCGGCGGCAAGCAGGCACGCCCCGATTCTGGCTACACGATCACGGTTCGCTCGCTGAGCGGTCACGCCGTGGGTGAGGTCGGCGACGGCAATCGCAAGGACCTGCGCAACGCCGTGGAAGCCGCGCGCGGGGCGTCGGGCTGGTCAAAGCTGTCGGGACATCAGCGCGCGCAGATTCTTTACTATCTGGCCGAGAACCTGGCGGTGCGCGCCGGGGAGTTTGCTGCGCGCATCGTCTCGCTCACTGGCGATCCGCTGAGTGCGGGCGAGGCCGAGGTCAACGCCGCGATCTCGCGCCTGTTTACCTACGCGGCCTGGGCCGACAAGCACGATGGGGCGGTGCACGACGTACCGCTGCGGGGCGTCGCATTGGCGATGCACGAACCGATCGGTGTCGTTGGCGTGGCCTGTCCGGACCCGTATCCGTTGCTGGGGCTCGTGTCGCTCGTCGGTCCGCTACTGGCCACGGGCAACCGGGTCGTCGCCGTCCCCTCGGAGCGCTTCCCGCTTCTTGGAACGGATTTCTACAGCGTGCTCGAGACGTCCGATGTGCCGGCCGGGGTCGTCAATCTGGTCACCGGCCAGCGCGATGCCCTGAGCAAAGTGCTCGCCGAGCACGACGATGTTGAGGCAGTGTGGTACTTTGGATCACAATCGGGGGCGGCTGCGGTGGAGAAGGCCTCGGCGGCCAACCTCAAGCGGACGTGGACCGAATGGACCGGCCGTGAGTGGCTCGACCCGCGCGTCGGCGAGGGGAGGGATTTCCTGCGCCGGGCCGTCCAGGTCAAGAACATCTGGATCCCCTATGGGGAGTAG
- the deoC gene encoding deoxyribose-phosphate aldolase, with protein MVRGTRVNRSAVERRVAALPARRTVKKEWQAAWLLRAISCMDLTTLAGDDTAGNVRRLCAKARHPLRADLVEALGIGDLGLTTGAVCVYHQYVATAVEALKGSGIPVAAVSTGFPAGLSPFEQRLAEIHASVAAGATEIDIVITRAHVLTGNWQALYDEVKAFREACGDAHLKTILGVGELATLTNVARASLVAMMAGSDFIKTSTGKETSNATLPVGLVMTRMIREYGSRTGHEVGFKPAGGIRTAKQALDWLILMKEELGDRWLRPHLFRFGASGLLTDVERQLEHFVTGRYAAAHRQPMV; from the coding sequence CTGGTGCGCGGCACCCGGGTGAACCGGAGTGCCGTCGAGCGCCGGGTGGCCGCCCTGCCGGCGCGCCGCACGGTCAAGAAAGAGTGGCAGGCCGCCTGGCTATTGCGGGCCATCAGCTGCATGGATCTGACCACCCTCGCCGGTGATGACACGGCGGGCAACGTCCGCCGCCTGTGCGCCAAGGCCCGCCATCCCCTGCGCGCCGATCTGGTCGAGGCGCTGGGTATCGGCGACCTCGGGCTCACCACCGGGGCGGTCTGCGTATACCACCAGTACGTCGCCACGGCGGTGGAGGCGCTCAAGGGCTCCGGCATTCCGGTCGCGGCCGTCTCCACGGGCTTCCCGGCCGGCCTCTCGCCGTTCGAGCAGCGTCTCGCCGAGATCCACGCCAGTGTGGCGGCCGGTGCGACGGAGATCGACATCGTCATCACCCGCGCCCACGTCCTCACCGGCAACTGGCAGGCGCTCTATGACGAGGTGAAGGCCTTCCGCGAGGCGTGCGGCGACGCGCATCTCAAGACCATTCTGGGCGTCGGCGAACTGGCCACGCTGACCAATGTCGCGCGCGCGAGCCTCGTGGCCATGATGGCCGGGTCCGATTTCATCAAGACGAGCACCGGCAAGGAGACGTCGAACGCGACGCTCCCCGTGGGGCTCGTCATGACGCGCATGATCCGCGAGTACGGCAGCCGCACCGGCCATGAAGTGGGCTTCAAGCCGGCCGGCGGGATCCGCACCGCCAAGCAGGCGCTCGACTGGCTCATCCTCATGAAGGAAGAACTCGGCGATCGCTGGTTGCGTCCGCATCTCTTCCGGTTCGGCGCCAGCGGATTGCTCACTGACGTCGAGCGACAGCTCGAACACTTTGTGACGGGTCGCTATGCCGCGGCCCATCGCCAACCGATGGTCTGA
- a CDS encoding Ig-like domain-containing protein produces the protein MRSRRPIQLAALFVAIPTLLAFPGCTKATETAGASRLTIVQGHLQTAAVGTLLPTPLILRALDTDGKPVSGIPISFSVVAGGGTVDPATGTSDANGEVKAKWTLGPSSQVQTVLGSAAGAEPVTISALGILPSDMIIAQGNNQVAKPSTALPVQLVLRVTGTNNVPIPNQTVAFSITSGGGSLSPQSAVTNALGEVTVRWTLGPTAGQQVAMATTGNIAPVIISAVAQ, from the coding sequence ATGCGTTCCCGACGTCCAATTCAGCTCGCTGCTCTCTTCGTAGCGATCCCGACGCTGCTTGCCTTTCCTGGCTGCACCAAAGCCACCGAAACGGCCGGCGCGTCGCGCCTGACGATTGTTCAGGGACATCTCCAGACGGCCGCGGTAGGTACGCTGCTGCCCACGCCGCTGATCCTGCGCGCGCTGGATACCGATGGAAAGCCGGTCTCCGGCATCCCGATCAGCTTCAGCGTGGTGGCCGGCGGCGGCACGGTGGACCCCGCGACCGGCACCTCCGATGCCAATGGTGAGGTCAAGGCCAAGTGGACGCTCGGCCCGAGCTCACAGGTCCAGACGGTCCTCGGGAGCGCGGCCGGCGCCGAGCCCGTCACGATCAGCGCGCTGGGGATCCTCCCCTCGGACATGATCATCGCCCAGGGCAACAACCAGGTGGCCAAGCCGAGCACGGCGCTGCCGGTCCAGCTGGTGCTTCGGGTGACCGGCACGAACAACGTGCCCATTCCGAACCAGACCGTGGCGTTCTCGATCACCTCGGGTGGCGGGTCCCTCTCGCCCCAGAGCGCGGTCACGAACGCCCTCGGTGAGGTAACCGTGCGCTGGACGCTCGGCCCGACCGCCGGTCAGCAGGTGGCCATGGCGACGACGGGCAACATCGCCCCGGTGATCATCTCGGCGGTCGCGCAGTAA
- a CDS encoding SDR family NAD(P)-dependent oxidoreductase — protein MPMPPAADAPTPATTLTGRVVVVTGASDGVGKAAARAFAQQGAHVVMVGRNEAKTAAAARAIMSESGSRTVTWDIADLSDPDAVRELADRLRARHPVVHVLVNNAGAMFLERGVTRGGFERTFALNHLSYVQLALRLLPSLVAAAEAGAPARVINVASRAHRNARPDLDDLQSARGYGGWRVYANSKLFNLWFTQALAARVDAARVSVHAMHPGVVRTRFATNNGRLGRVLRRLMDLRSVTPEQGADTIVWLASALEPLAHPGAYWVRRTRTTPSRVAQDAARREALWTRTAALLQIDADAMIRDASAAVTR, from the coding sequence ATGCCCATGCCCCCCGCTGCTGACGCTCCCACACCCGCGACGACGCTGACCGGCCGCGTCGTCGTCGTGACGGGCGCCAGCGATGGCGTCGGCAAAGCGGCGGCCCGCGCGTTCGCGCAGCAGGGCGCGCACGTGGTCATGGTGGGGCGCAACGAGGCGAAGACCGCGGCGGCGGCACGGGCGATCATGTCGGAGAGCGGATCACGCACGGTGACGTGGGACATCGCCGATCTGTCCGATCCCGACGCGGTGCGCGAGCTGGCGGATCGACTGCGCGCGCGTCACCCGGTCGTGCACGTGCTCGTGAACAACGCCGGGGCGATGTTCCTCGAGCGGGGCGTCACGCGCGGCGGGTTCGAGCGCACCTTCGCGCTGAATCATCTGAGCTATGTGCAGCTCGCCCTCCGCCTGCTGCCGTCGCTCGTGGCGGCCGCCGAAGCCGGTGCGCCGGCGCGCGTGATCAACGTGGCGAGCCGCGCGCATCGGAACGCGCGCCCGGACCTCGACGACTTGCAGAGCGCGCGGGGCTACGGTGGATGGCGCGTGTACGCCAACTCCAAGCTGTTCAATCTCTGGTTCACGCAGGCGCTCGCCGCGCGCGTGGACGCCGCGCGCGTGTCGGTGCACGCCATGCACCCCGGCGTGGTCCGCACCCGCTTTGCGACGAACAACGGTCGCCTGGGGCGCGTGCTGCGGCGCCTGATGGATCTTCGCAGTGTCACGCCGGAGCAAGGGGCCGATACGATCGTGTGGCTGGCCAGCGCCCTCGAACCGCTGGCGCACCCCGGCGCCTACTGGGTGCGGCGGACGCGCACGACGCCGTCGCGCGTGGCGCAGGACGCCGCGCGCCGCGAGGCGCTGTGGACGCGCACGGCCGCGCTGCTGCAGATCGACGCTGACGCCATGATCCGCGACGCCTCGGCTGCCGTGACCCGATGA
- a CDS encoding PEP-CTERM sorting domain-containing protein (PEP-CTERM proteins occur, often in large numbers, in the proteomes of bacteria that also encode an exosortase, a predicted intramembrane cysteine proteinase. The presence of a PEP-CTERM domain at a protein's C-terminus predicts cleavage within the sorting domain, followed by covalent anchoring to some some component of the (usually Gram-negative) cell surface. Many PEP-CTERM proteins exhibit an unusual sequence composition that includes large numbers of potential glycosylation sites. Expression of one such protein has been shown restore the ability of a bacterium to form floc, a type of biofilm.), with protein sequence MRKTLLLAFSLVAAASTASAQAKAPVLGNVKYVGDVSGNGTVNGSQVGPYKADVKDFLPLLGNNNEQIIWCVDFNHFAPSKTTYDSYYATAFTTNSDPVRGDGNWTRTRAGAEDKYLKAAWLIERYDASKGTSTAAGVYSAVNIQGTIWKLFDSNFTTSGYSSLLGFVPTTITTKDLANNWFVLSDDVLSCGRYDYNCESNQEFLTSGPGKAVVTPEPSTYALMTAGLLGMGLVARRRRKASI encoded by the coding sequence ATGCGTAAGACACTCCTCCTCGCCTTTTCCCTCGTCGCCGCGGCATCGACGGCATCGGCGCAAGCCAAGGCCCCGGTACTCGGGAACGTCAAGTATGTCGGCGATGTGTCTGGAAATGGCACGGTCAATGGCTCGCAGGTCGGTCCCTACAAGGCCGACGTGAAGGACTTCCTGCCGCTGCTGGGCAATAACAACGAGCAGATCATCTGGTGCGTGGACTTCAATCACTTCGCACCCTCCAAGACGACCTACGACTCGTACTACGCCACCGCGTTCACCACCAACTCGGATCCGGTTCGCGGCGACGGGAACTGGACGCGGACGCGTGCTGGCGCCGAAGACAAGTACCTCAAGGCCGCGTGGCTCATCGAGCGCTACGATGCGTCGAAGGGAACGTCCACCGCCGCCGGCGTCTACAGCGCGGTGAACATTCAGGGCACGATCTGGAAGCTCTTCGACAGCAACTTTACCACGAGCGGCTACTCCAGCCTGCTGGGTTTCGTGCCGACGACGATTACCACCAAGGACTTGGCCAATAATTGGTTTGTTCTTTCGGATGATGTGTTGTCCTGTGGTCGTTACGACTACAACTGCGAATCGAATCAGGAGTTTCTGACGTCCGGCCCGGGCAAGGCGGTCGTGACTCCCGAGCCGTCGACCTACGCGCTCATGACGGCGGGCCTCCTCGGTATGGGTCTCGTGGCCCGTCGCCGTCGCAAGGCGTCGATCTAA